The following proteins come from a genomic window of Patescibacteria group bacterium:
- the rplI gene encoding 50S ribosomal protein L9, producing MRVILLKDIEDLGKKNEIKEVKDGYARNFLLPKGFAKIADKRSMEQLESQKELESQKAEEELKKTQALIEAIEGRAFVINVKTGDEGQLFESVSVGKLYEALKEQGFEVKKTQIEMVQPIKELGEFPVKLKFDHNLEAEVTIIIEEEKK from the coding sequence ATGAGAGTTATACTTTTAAAAGATATTGAAGATTTGGGTAAAAAAAATGAAATAAAAGAAGTTAAAGATGGTTACGCCAGAAACTTTTTACTTCCAAAAGGTTTTGCAAAAATAGCAGATAAAAGAAGTATGGAACAGTTAGAATCACAAAAAGAACTAGAATCACAAAAAGCAGAAGAGGAATTAAAAAAGACTCAAGCCTTAATTGAGGCAATTGAGGGCAGGGCATTTGTAATTAATGTTAAGACTGGTGACGAGGGACAGCTTTTTGAATCAGTTAGTGTTGGCAAGCTTTACGAAGCTTTAAAAGAGCAGGGTTTTGAGGTTAAAAAAACTCAAATAGAGATGGTTCAACCAATTAAGGAGCTTGGAGAGTTTCCTGTTAAACTTAAATTCGATCATAATTTAGAAGCTGAAGTCACAATAATAATAGAAGAAGAGAAGAAATAA
- a CDS encoding S41 family peptidase, whose protein sequence is MLFSFKRKLNLFLLVVVIFASFGTGVWFGKLQVVCDVCAPEDINLSLFWEAYNKLQDKFVNNDKINTQEIIYGAISGMVESLDDPYTVFFPPQETKRFVEDVKGVFEGVGMEIDVIKGQLQVVAPLQDTPAFKAGLLAGDKILKVDDTSTVDITIYEAVKLIRGPRGTEVVLTIFRDGWNESKEIPITRGVIEVPSLKWELLENDTIVHLKLYQFSGKAGFDFRKAVFEILDTSAKKIIIDLRNNPGGYLEIAQDIAGWFLENGELVVVEEFADGTTMEYRADGNPALLDYKVVVLINKGSASGSEILAGALRDNRDILLIGEKSFGKGSVQELVELRGGSSLKITVAKWLTPNGHLITDVGLEPDIEVELTADDYEQGKDPQLNKAIEVIKSL, encoded by the coding sequence ATGCTTTTTTCTTTTAAAAGAAAATTAAATTTATTCTTATTAGTTGTGGTGATTTTTGCTAGTTTTGGAACTGGTGTTTGGTTTGGGAAACTGCAAGTGGTTTGTGATGTCTGCGCTCCAGAAGATATTAACCTTTCTTTGTTTTGGGAAGCATATAACAAGCTTCAGGATAAATTTGTAAACAATGATAAAATTAATACCCAAGAGATAATTTACGGAGCTATTTCAGGAATGGTTGAATCTTTAGATGATCCTTATACAGTATTTTTTCCTCCGCAAGAAACAAAAAGATTTGTTGAAGATGTAAAAGGTGTTTTTGAGGGCGTAGGAATGGAAATAGACGTAATAAAAGGACAGCTTCAGGTAGTTGCACCTTTACAAGACACTCCAGCTTTTAAAGCAGGACTTTTGGCAGGAGATAAAATTTTAAAAGTTGATGATACTTCAACAGTTGATATTACAATTTATGAAGCTGTTAAATTGATAAGAGGACCAAGAGGGACAGAGGTTGTTTTAACTATTTTCCGTGATGGCTGGAATGAATCAAAAGAAATTCCAATTACAAGAGGTGTTATTGAAGTTCCTTCTTTAAAATGGGAGCTTCTTGAAAATGACACTATTGTTCATTTAAAACTTTATCAATTTAGCGGAAAAGCAGGATTTGATTTTAGAAAAGCTGTTTTTGAAATTCTTGATACATCTGCCAAAAAGATTATTATAGATTTAAGAAATAATCCTGGAGGTTATTTGGAAATAGCTCAAGACATTGCTGGCTGGTTTTTAGAAAATGGAGAATTAGTTGTTGTTGAGGAATTTGCTGATGGTACTACAATGGAGTATAGAGCTGATGGTAATCCCGCACTTTTAGATTATAAAGTTGTGGTTTTAATCAATAAAGGCTCTGCTTCAGGTTCTGAGATACTGGCAGGAGCTTTGAGGGATAATAGAGACATTCTGTTGATAGGAGAAAAGTCATTTGGAAAAGGTTCTGTTCAGGAGTTAGTTGAGCTAAGAGGCGGATCAAGTTTAAAAATAACTGTTGCAAAATGGTTGACACCCAATGGTCATTTAATCACTGATGTTGGACTAGAGCCTGATATTGAAGTGGAACTGACTGCTGATGATTATGAGCAGGGCAAAGATCCTCAGCTTAACAAGGCTATTGAAGTAATAAAATCATTATAG